The following coding sequences lie in one Takifugu flavidus isolate HTHZ2018 chromosome 4, ASM371156v2, whole genome shotgun sequence genomic window:
- the LOC130524814 gene encoding poly(rC)-binding protein 2-like isoform X2, translating into MDPCVIEGGLNVTLTIRLLMHGKEVGSIIGKKGESVKKMREESGARINISEGNCPERIITLAGPTTAIFKAFSMIIDKLEEDISSSMTNSTATSKPPVTLRIVVPASQCGSLIGKGGCKIKEIRESTGAQVQVAGDMLPNSTERAITIAGTAHSIIECVKQICVVMLESPPKGVTIPYRPKPSGSPVIFAGGQAYAVQGQHAIPQPDLSKLHQLAMQQGPFPMATCNQGFTGMDASAQACSHEMTIPNDLIGCIIGRQGAKISEIRQMSGAQIKIANPVDGSTDRQVTITGSPASIGLAEYLIKASVESSKPPPSSSSLNPEQTSLCPPSTSTTATTTTTTTTTTSSAATSSFSSTFTSTSSSCVVPPSASIPLSLLAPVPPPPTSSSSSTDSPIPSSPACVSSLLSIKPLPLLALHVVSGASNPAPSIAPESKVAPELSSKSKRRRLSPY; encoded by the exons ATGGACCCCTGTGTGATCGAGGGAGGTCTCAATGTCACCCTTACCATCCGGTTGCTCATGCATGGCAAG GAGGTGGGAAGTATTATAGGAAAG AAAGGAGAGTCTGTAAAGAAGATGAGAGAAGAG AGCGGTGCACGCATTAACATCTCTGAGGGCAATTGTCCTGAGAGGATCATTACTCTGGCAGGTCCAACCACAGCCATCTTTAAAGCATTCTCTATGATCATTGACAAACTGGAAGAG gaCATAAGCAGCTCAATGACAAACAGCACAGCCACCAGCAAGCCACCAGTCACCCTTCGTATTGTGGTGCCTGCCAGCCAGTGTGGCTCCCTCATTGGGAAAGGTGGTTGCAAGATCAAGGAAATTCGCGAG TCAACAGGTGCTCAGGTACAAGTAGCAGGTGACATGCTTCCCAACTCCACAGAACGAGCCATCACCATCGCTGGCACTGCCCATTCAATCATTGAGTGTGTGAAGCAGATCTGTGTGGTCATGCTTGAG TCTCCTCCCAAGGGAGTTACTATCCCCTACAGACCCAAACCTTCAGGATCCCCAGTCATCTTTGCTGGCGGGCAG GCATATGCTGTACAAGGACAACACGCCATTCCACAACCAGAT CTCAGCAAGCTTCACCAACTGGCCATGCAGCAGGGCCCATTTCCCATGGCAACATGCAACCAGGGATTCACTG GGATGGATGCTTCTGCTCAAGCCTGTTCCCATGAGATGACCATTCCAAATGAT CTCATTGGTTGCATTATTGGCCGTCAGGGAGCCAAGATCAGCGAGATCAGGCAGATGTCGGGTGCTCAGATCAAGATTGCCAATCCAGTGGATGGATCGACTGACCGCCAGGTCACCATCACAGGCTCACCTGCTAGCATTGGTCTGGCAGAGTACCTCATCAAAGCAAG TGTAGAGTCCTCTaaacctcctccctcttcctcttccttgaACCCCGAACAGACCAGCCTGtgccctccctccacctctactactgctactactaccactactactactaccaccacctcctctgctgctacttcctccttctcttccacctTCACTtccacttcttcctcttgtGTGGTGCCCCCCTCAGCCTCCATTCCTCTGTCCTTGTTGGCTCCAGTGCCACCACCTCctacttcctcttcctcctccactgatTCCCCAATCCCCAGCTCTCCTGCCTGTGTGTCGAGTCTCCTTTCTATCAAGCCCCTCCCGCTCCTGGCCCTCCATGTTGTCAGTGGAGCCAGTAACCCGGCGCCCTCTATTGCCCCTGAATCCAAAGTTGCCCCAGAGTTGAGCTCCAAGTCTAAAAGACGAAGGCTCTCTCCTTACTAA
- the LOC130524814 gene encoding poly(rC)-binding protein 2-like isoform X1: protein MDPCVIEGGLNVTLTIRLLMHGKEVGSIIGKKGESVKKMREESGARINISEGNCPERIITLAGPTTAIFKAFSMIIDKLEEDISSSMTNSTATSKPPVTLRIVVPASQCGSLIGKGGCKIKEIRESTGAQVQVAGDMLPNSTERAITIAGTAHSIIECVKQICVVMLESPPKGVTIPYRPKPSGSPVIFAGGQAYAVQGQHAIPQPDSSSAAISPQLSKLHQLAMQQGPFPMATCNQGFTGMDASAQACSHEMTIPNDLIGCIIGRQGAKISEIRQMSGAQIKIANPVDGSTDRQVTITGSPASIGLAEYLIKASVESSKPPPSSSSLNPEQTSLCPPSTSTTATTTTTTTTTTSSAATSSFSSTFTSTSSSCVVPPSASIPLSLLAPVPPPPTSSSSSTDSPIPSSPACVSSLLSIKPLPLLALHVVSGASNPAPSIAPESKVAPELSSKSKRRRLSPY, encoded by the exons ATGGACCCCTGTGTGATCGAGGGAGGTCTCAATGTCACCCTTACCATCCGGTTGCTCATGCATGGCAAG GAGGTGGGAAGTATTATAGGAAAG AAAGGAGAGTCTGTAAAGAAGATGAGAGAAGAG AGCGGTGCACGCATTAACATCTCTGAGGGCAATTGTCCTGAGAGGATCATTACTCTGGCAGGTCCAACCACAGCCATCTTTAAAGCATTCTCTATGATCATTGACAAACTGGAAGAG gaCATAAGCAGCTCAATGACAAACAGCACAGCCACCAGCAAGCCACCAGTCACCCTTCGTATTGTGGTGCCTGCCAGCCAGTGTGGCTCCCTCATTGGGAAAGGTGGTTGCAAGATCAAGGAAATTCGCGAG TCAACAGGTGCTCAGGTACAAGTAGCAGGTGACATGCTTCCCAACTCCACAGAACGAGCCATCACCATCGCTGGCACTGCCCATTCAATCATTGAGTGTGTGAAGCAGATCTGTGTGGTCATGCTTGAG TCTCCTCCCAAGGGAGTTACTATCCCCTACAGACCCAAACCTTCAGGATCCCCAGTCATCTTTGCTGGCGGGCAG GCATATGCTGTACAAGGACAACACGCCATTCCACAACCAGAT tCTTCCTCTGCTGCTATCTCCCCACAGCTCAGCAAGCTTCACCAACTGGCCATGCAGCAGGGCCCATTTCCCATGGCAACATGCAACCAGGGATTCACTG GGATGGATGCTTCTGCTCAAGCCTGTTCCCATGAGATGACCATTCCAAATGAT CTCATTGGTTGCATTATTGGCCGTCAGGGAGCCAAGATCAGCGAGATCAGGCAGATGTCGGGTGCTCAGATCAAGATTGCCAATCCAGTGGATGGATCGACTGACCGCCAGGTCACCATCACAGGCTCACCTGCTAGCATTGGTCTGGCAGAGTACCTCATCAAAGCAAG TGTAGAGTCCTCTaaacctcctccctcttcctcttccttgaACCCCGAACAGACCAGCCTGtgccctccctccacctctactactgctactactaccactactactactaccaccacctcctctgctgctacttcctccttctcttccacctTCACTtccacttcttcctcttgtGTGGTGCCCCCCTCAGCCTCCATTCCTCTGTCCTTGTTGGCTCCAGTGCCACCACCTCctacttcctcttcctcctccactgatTCCCCAATCCCCAGCTCTCCTGCCTGTGTGTCGAGTCTCCTTTCTATCAAGCCCCTCCCGCTCCTGGCCCTCCATGTTGTCAGTGGAGCCAGTAACCCGGCGCCCTCTATTGCCCCTGAATCCAAAGTTGCCCCAGAGTTGAGCTCCAAGTCTAAAAGACGAAGGCTCTCTCCTTACTAA
- the LOC130524814 gene encoding poly(rC)-binding protein 2-like isoform X3: protein MDPCVIEGGLNVTLTIRLLMHGKEVGSIIGKKGESVKKMREESGARINISEGNCPERIITLAGPTTAIFKAFSMIIDKLEEDISSSMTNSTATSKPPVTLRIVVPASQCGSLIGKGGCKIKEIRESTGAQVQVAGDMLPNSTERAITIAGTAHSIIECVKQICVVMLESPPKGVTIPYRPKPSGSPVIFAGGQAYAVQGQHAIPQPDSSSAAISPQLSKLHQLAMQQGPFPMATCNQGFTGMDASAQACSHEMTIPNDLIGCIIGRQGAKISEIRQMSGAQIKIANPVDGSTDRQVTITGSPASIGLAEYLIKARLSSEATGLASNR, encoded by the exons ATGGACCCCTGTGTGATCGAGGGAGGTCTCAATGTCACCCTTACCATCCGGTTGCTCATGCATGGCAAG GAGGTGGGAAGTATTATAGGAAAG AAAGGAGAGTCTGTAAAGAAGATGAGAGAAGAG AGCGGTGCACGCATTAACATCTCTGAGGGCAATTGTCCTGAGAGGATCATTACTCTGGCAGGTCCAACCACAGCCATCTTTAAAGCATTCTCTATGATCATTGACAAACTGGAAGAG gaCATAAGCAGCTCAATGACAAACAGCACAGCCACCAGCAAGCCACCAGTCACCCTTCGTATTGTGGTGCCTGCCAGCCAGTGTGGCTCCCTCATTGGGAAAGGTGGTTGCAAGATCAAGGAAATTCGCGAG TCAACAGGTGCTCAGGTACAAGTAGCAGGTGACATGCTTCCCAACTCCACAGAACGAGCCATCACCATCGCTGGCACTGCCCATTCAATCATTGAGTGTGTGAAGCAGATCTGTGTGGTCATGCTTGAG TCTCCTCCCAAGGGAGTTACTATCCCCTACAGACCCAAACCTTCAGGATCCCCAGTCATCTTTGCTGGCGGGCAG GCATATGCTGTACAAGGACAACACGCCATTCCACAACCAGAT tCTTCCTCTGCTGCTATCTCCCCACAGCTCAGCAAGCTTCACCAACTGGCCATGCAGCAGGGCCCATTTCCCATGGCAACATGCAACCAGGGATTCACTG GGATGGATGCTTCTGCTCAAGCCTGTTCCCATGAGATGACCATTCCAAATGAT CTCATTGGTTGCATTATTGGCCGTCAGGGAGCCAAGATCAGCGAGATCAGGCAGATGTCGGGTGCTCAGATCAAGATTGCCAATCCAGTGGATGGATCGACTGACCGCCAGGTCACCATCACAGGCTCACCTGCTAGCATTGGTCTGGCAGAGTACCTCATCAAAGCAAG GCTTTCCTCAGAGGCCACAGGATTGGCATCCAACAGATAA
- the LOC130524814 gene encoding poly(rC)-binding protein 2-like isoform X4, with amino-acid sequence MDPCVIEGGLNVTLTIRLLMHGKEVGSIIGKKGESVKKMREESGARINISEGNCPERIITLAGPTTAIFKAFSMIIDKLEEDISSSMTNSTATSKPPVTLRIVVPASQCGSLIGKGGCKIKEIRESTGAQVQVAGDMLPNSTERAITIAGTAHSIIECVKQICVVMLESPPKGVTIPYRPKPSGSPVIFAGGQAYAVQGQHAIPQPDLSKLHQLAMQQGPFPMATCNQGFTGMDASAQACSHEMTIPNDLIGCIIGRQGAKISEIRQMSGAQIKIANPVDGSTDRQVTITGSPASIGLAEYLIKARLSSEATGLASNR; translated from the exons ATGGACCCCTGTGTGATCGAGGGAGGTCTCAATGTCACCCTTACCATCCGGTTGCTCATGCATGGCAAG GAGGTGGGAAGTATTATAGGAAAG AAAGGAGAGTCTGTAAAGAAGATGAGAGAAGAG AGCGGTGCACGCATTAACATCTCTGAGGGCAATTGTCCTGAGAGGATCATTACTCTGGCAGGTCCAACCACAGCCATCTTTAAAGCATTCTCTATGATCATTGACAAACTGGAAGAG gaCATAAGCAGCTCAATGACAAACAGCACAGCCACCAGCAAGCCACCAGTCACCCTTCGTATTGTGGTGCCTGCCAGCCAGTGTGGCTCCCTCATTGGGAAAGGTGGTTGCAAGATCAAGGAAATTCGCGAG TCAACAGGTGCTCAGGTACAAGTAGCAGGTGACATGCTTCCCAACTCCACAGAACGAGCCATCACCATCGCTGGCACTGCCCATTCAATCATTGAGTGTGTGAAGCAGATCTGTGTGGTCATGCTTGAG TCTCCTCCCAAGGGAGTTACTATCCCCTACAGACCCAAACCTTCAGGATCCCCAGTCATCTTTGCTGGCGGGCAG GCATATGCTGTACAAGGACAACACGCCATTCCACAACCAGAT CTCAGCAAGCTTCACCAACTGGCCATGCAGCAGGGCCCATTTCCCATGGCAACATGCAACCAGGGATTCACTG GGATGGATGCTTCTGCTCAAGCCTGTTCCCATGAGATGACCATTCCAAATGAT CTCATTGGTTGCATTATTGGCCGTCAGGGAGCCAAGATCAGCGAGATCAGGCAGATGTCGGGTGCTCAGATCAAGATTGCCAATCCAGTGGATGGATCGACTGACCGCCAGGTCACCATCACAGGCTCACCTGCTAGCATTGGTCTGGCAGAGTACCTCATCAAAGCAAG GCTTTCCTCAGAGGCCACAGGATTGGCATCCAACAGATAA